In the genome of Mastomys coucha isolate ucsf_1 unplaced genomic scaffold, UCSF_Mcou_1 pScaffold21, whole genome shotgun sequence, the window CGCAAACCAAAGGGCTTTCAGACTGAGGTGAGTGGGTCAGAGTCATTcgaggcagagtctctctctctctctctctctctctctctctctctctctctctctctctctctctctctctctctctcgtgagATCCACGTAACCTCAAAACGAACCTGCCCTTTTCAGTGACTTTACTTCAACCAAAAAAGGCAGCCGAGGGCGGGAGCGCAGGGGACGAGCATTGACGCCGGGGCTAGAGCCGCAGAGGCCTAATGGATTCAAGGCCTGCGCAGGCAGAGGCGCACCCGCCGGCCTGCCCGCGCTCTCAGTAGCGGACAATGGAGTCCCGGGGTGACCTGAACAAAGAATTTGGAAGTAGTTAAACTGCAGAACACGTTCTGGGCCTGGGTGCCTCCTTTCAAAAGGAACgctgggagaagaaaagaaagcactgGGGGGTGAAGGGGGCGAGAAAATGCCCAGGGGAAAAGTTGGTAGGTCGCCCTAGTTGCCGCCAGCTACCAGACGCCAGGAATTCAataggaagtgggggaggggaggagtagCCGAGCCTGTCAGACTGTAAGGAGTGGCTGAGAAAGTTAGGGGAATGCTGGGGTTCCAAAACAAGAAATAGCCTTTACCTCGGGCAAGGGCACCCccccgccccacacacacacaagagcgaGTCTTCAAGGTTAGTGTGATCAAAGAGGCCAAGGGAAGATCATCTTCGACATAGAGACTACAGCAGAAGCCTGTGGATGGAGTGTGAGGAGAAATAGTTGGGTCCTTCAAAGCTTCCCCACCAAGAcctaccacccccacccctctctctaaGTCACTATACTAGATCGTCATCGCCCAGGGTCTCTGAGGCTGCTCTGTCGTGTTTCTGGACATGTCTTCCTTTCAGATCCTTTTCTGGAAGCTTGTTTCTGGTTTCCTGTCCCCATCCAGTTCCGAAAGTCTGACTCATCCCGTTCATCCTGTCTCctgcttttctggttttctttcctctctttctcctcttgccTTGTTCTGCACCATCAGCAATCTAGATTCTTCTAATAAgaacccccacccacccacacacacacacttttttccttttaagatcaGGCCAGttgatatgttttgtttttctggactgAATTTTCCACCATGAACATCAGCACAACCTGGGAAGAGAAGACTCTAGAAAACCAGCTATACTGATCTCCAACTAATTTTAAGAGGAAGAATCTAGGAAGATCCGTGGAGaccaaaacagtaaaaaaaataacaggggAAATAATCGGAGCGAgaccaggaagaagaaaggagccGTGGCGGGCTCAGCTTCCGGGAGGTGGTGTCCTAGGAATCCGGGAGAGCATGCCCTATTCAAACGGCTTGGCTCCCTCCTTTGGGAGGCGATCAGTTTGCAAGGGGTTAACTGCGTTGCTCATGAACTTGGCCTGTCTGTCTGGCTCAGGATGAATGATGAGGCACGCTGACAAGTTCGGCCGGAGGGACCTCCCCTGCTGTGGTGGCGAGGGAAACACACACTGGCAGAAGGGACCCTGAGCGAACCACAGGGGCGCAAGAGGAAGAGGTGGTTCCCGCAGGTCAGGCACTCGGGTCTGCCTGCCCTCTCTGATCCCGCCTCCTCTTGACCTTTCGCTCCCTTCCTTGTAGCTTCCTAATATCATCTTGGAGCACTAGGATTTTTCAGGGGCTCTGTCTCTGAGTCCCAGAACCCCGTACCCGCCCTGCGGACAATGCCATGCCGAGCGCGGTGCAGGCGGGCTCTGGAGCCTGCCCCGGGGAGGCCGATTCAGCATTTGGACAGCGGCTCGGGGGCGGTCTGCGGCCCAAAGAGTTTGCAGGTGCACCGCCCCCGGGTGAGGCGAGGTAGAGGAGGCTCTAGGTCTCGGAGGAGCGTGATCCAGGCTGGAACACAACCCAGACTGACAACGAAACAGGTTCCTGCGAGCTAAAGGGTCCCTTCGGAGCCCGCATTGGGACCCCCAAACCGGCCAATCGCTCGTGGGTTTCCTCAGCCAACacttgtgtgtgtgaaaagatCAACCGCGCCCCACCCCCTTGCACCCAGAGCGCAGACGTCCCTCAAGCCCTAGGCTCTCCATTCTTCCCCGAGCATCCTGAATCCCCGGGCTTGGAGCTGCCTGTGAGGCTTCCAGCCCTCTGCTTGTCACCACTTCCCAGGTGGTTGGTGGCTCTGGGTGAGCCCAATGGTGCGGGCCGTTTGCGGGGAGGGTTGTTCGGACGCAGGCTGGGCGCGGGCAGGCAGAGCCAGGTCGCAGGGCAGGGCGCCccttgcctcctgcctcctcctctcggTTCCGCACTGGTCCGAGTGAAGCcagggggggcggggggagccgCGCTGACGTCACTGCGGGCCGTGCCCGCCCGAGAAGGCGGCGCTGAGCGGCTCAGAGTCTGGAGAAGCCGCGCGCCGCCAGGAACCCCCGCGCCACCGCCGCCGCGCTTGCCTCCAGCAGCTCTCGGCCACGAGACCGTGCGGACAACGGCGCTTGGAGGGCGGCCGGAGCTGGGCCTGAGCCTGGGGACTCGACTGATCCCCGGTGGCCGAACCACCATCACCACAACGACCCCACCCCCGCCGTCGCCTCGTGGGGCTCAGGCCCCCTCCCGGGTCCGTAAGTGCCACTGCCTTCTGCGTCTCGGCCAGGCTAGAAGAGAGGGACTAGGGCGTCAGAGCCGTAGTCTCCACTAAGACAGTGTCAGGGAGCCGGCTGGACTGCTTCAGGGGCCTGGGGTATCTCTGTGGGTCCCTCTTGAACATCTCAAGGGCTCGGGGCTATTCTTAACTATATGAGGGTTGGGGGCTAAGCTCTAATTGTGGTATCTCCCGCAAATCTTCAAGACCAAGGTCAAGGGTCTTGGGATAGCGAGCCTTCGAGACGTTCCTGCGGTGTTCAGAAAAGGACAGGGTGAGAGGTCCGACGGAAGTTGTGGGGAGGTAGAGGGGTTTTGAGAGAAAGAATGTTCTGAAATGGGTTCCAGGGAGTCCCCCTCCCTAACTCCTATCCGTGACTCCCCTCTGCCTTCTTATCCCTCACCCCCCACCAACACACAAATAACCTATAAAGTGgcttcctggatttttttttttttgagaaaaattcaACACACAGCACCCACTCTAAACAAGATTTATGACTTTTTCCCCTTCTGAAATGGGAAGTTGGGAAAGCCTTTCTGTTCAGAAGCACCCCACTCTATGCTTTGGGGCAGGCCTTTTGGAGCTGTCTGTGGGCGTCTCTGACGCTTCCTCCGGTCTAGCCTTCTTTGAGCTGAGAAGAACAAGGGAACCATGGATGGAGCTTGAAGCTGTTTAGGGTCTTCTCTGGAAGAAGCTTGGGTGGTAGGGTGTCAGAGGAAGGAGGCAGCCTGCTCTAGCAAGGAGATGCTCCAGGCCAAATCTCTGGAGCAGCAAAAACATCCAAAAAATACAATCTCTGAGCCATTGTGACAGAGAGGCCAGATAATCTTGATGTTGAGCTTCAAGGGGAGAGAGATCCTCTTTGGATCTTCTTCATATTTGGGAGGTGATAGGTTCTTGGGGAGGGGCTGGAGTTTGAGGGTCTGGCTTTCAGTCAAGGGAGGTGAGAGGTAGGCTAAGTGGGCCCAGAGATAGGGTGCACCTCCAGAGCCTACAGGAGCAATACCGGCTGGTCACAAGGAAAAGCTTGGCCATTTGAAAGAGGTATTTTGAAGTCCCTGTTTAGAAGAGCCCACACCCtgcttcctgccttcacctcagCTTTTGAGAAAGTGGGCAGgttaaaagacagaaagggagctACAGTCCAACCGGCCATGTGTATTTGAGAGGAGGTGTGGAGGCCTCTGTACCCTCTGGGTACAAGGAACTGGCTCCATCTGAGGAAACCCAAAGCTGGGTCTCCCAGTGAACAACCCTTCAAGCCTCCAGACAATAGGAAGATCAGGTTAATCAAAGCTTGAGTCCAAGGAAGATATGGGAGAGAAAAGCTGCCATGGGGAAGAGGCACCTGGAACTGGCCTGGGTTGTGGCTGGAGATTCTGTGTCCTAATTACAGCCCAGAGGGGATCAAAAGGAGTGCTCATGCCAGACTGAATAGCAGGCCAAGTGGCTGCATCTGCTTTGCTCCATCAGCCCCAGGCTCCCAGCCTTAGGATCTGGGCAAGTCTGGTCAAAGAACAAGGGTGTCTGCACCCTACTGTGAGTGAGGGTGTGAATTGTCCCCGGTCCTTCTCAGAACCCCTCAATTCATTAGCTGAATAACTACCAACAGGGAATAGAAACACTGGCCGAGGCAAGTGGAGTTCATGGAGTGGATGCCTGCCAGCAGGCACAACAGCACTGAACAGAGTGTAGATCTGCATGCACAAGTAACATACCAGCCTTAAGGGCGACCTCATAAGCTGACTGTGGAAGAAAATGCAATGTAGGTTTCAGTGGGCTCTAGGGCACATGTGTAGTTTCTGTAGATTCAGGCATGGGAACTCAGTCAAGGACTTTTCTTCCtccatggtgatttgaatatgaaaaatGGAGTCTCCAACCTTTGGTGGAAATGTCTAAGTGCTGGCCATCCCCCTGTTCCCCTGGATGTTTGCTTTTCTAAGTTGTTGTAGGCACCCGTAGAGCTCAGGTTTCAAACCACAGCTTGGAGACTGAGGAAGTTCTGAGCTAGTGGAACTGCTGAAGACAAAAACTGCCGGGTGGGCAGCTCTCAGCACCATGGCCAGGGCCTGTCCGCAGCCACCAGTTTTCTAGCTGGGCCACCTCTAGTTCCACTGCCAACTCTTTCATGGGACTTAGGGACAGTAGGGAAGAGGCAAGGGATTGATGTATGAGGAAGTATATCAAACTTAGACCCGGCCCAGAGTACAGTGTGAGAAAACAATCAGAGCCAAAGTCAGTGGGGGTTCTCCGTGGGTAGGTTCAGCCCCAAACAATGTGTCCCTGCTGGGTATGACCTAGAGGCTTCCCATCCTATACATGGGTGTGGCTGCTAGCTCAAGGAGACTACCTACTGCCCTGTCCCACCAGAACAGCCTTCAAAGGGCAAGCAGTGGATGGCTCAGGCCCACACTGTGGCCTCCTTCTTGACAGTGAGCTGATAATGCCTTCATGCACCTGAACACTGGAGGACAGATCTTACTCCAGCATGGTGTAGAAATCTCTGCCTGGCTGGCCTTACCTGCTTTGGTAAGGGACTCGGTTTCCTAAAAGACAACAGAAATGTGGTTTGGTGACATTGACCTGCTGCACCTGAACAGAATGCAAAATCAagcttttttaaatctttctcccAGAGCCCTAACCAGCCCTAGGATTTCAGGCCAGGGCTCCTGCATGCAGTAACCATGAACCTCGCCGAGGAGCCATTTTGTGCAGTCGTCCTGCTTAAATCACACTCTGAGAAtgctcccccttctctctttcccctctctcctgctccccctcttttttctcccccccccctcagGTGAGTCGTGCTTGCACAgttccctctgcctcttcagttctACCCATCCCAGCTCAGGGTGGCCCGGAAGGTCTAGAGCGCAGGAGGCTGCCCACACTGTCAGACACACAGCTAAATGGAAGAGGGTGTAGATTCCAGAGGCtgtaggaggagaagaaagggacacCTCCTAATTATGAAAAACCCTTTAGAATTAGCCAGGCAGGCCCAAATTCGAGGTTCCTTTCTGGGCCTTGCTGTCCATAGGTtggcctctctgtttctctgatgcTTCTTTTTCGGTCTAGCCTGTGtcctttttctgagacaaggatTTGTCTGTGAGGTGGCATTTGGAAAGAGGTGTGTAAATGCTATAGCTGGCTTGCTCACTGGCTGACGGGGATAGCAGTGGAGAGGCAGCCCACCTTGGATATGGGGTCAAGGTGAAAATAGgacaaatctaaaacaaacacGGGTTACAGAGATGTGTGCCAAAGCCTGGTATTTAACAAAAATCCAGATGTGTCATTTAAGGGAGAATGCTTTAGATACCTTTAGAAATTCCCTTCCAAATCACCCACTTTGAGCCTATTCTTTGAACCCAGCCTTATGGGATTTGCTGATTGAGAGAGAGTGTGCGATTGAGAGACCGGGAGTGTCCCGGCCTCACCAAAACAGATCTGAATGAGTTCCTCCACCTAAGCCTGGGCTAGTTAGCCTGGGATGCCTCTTAGCACAGTGTTTTTGGGACTCCCGCTGGAATCCTGGAACCTGCTACTAACTCTATTGTTGAATTGATCCCTAGCTCTTGGGTTTAAGATCTTTCTAGGGACATCTAGGGGAAAAGATATcgaatttttcatatttaatccTTTGCCTCCCAGGAATGGGTGACAGAGGTGAATCAGAAGGCTCATAGTGGGAGGGTGGGCTCAGGAGCAAGAAAGAAGGGATTGGTTTCAGGTGAGCAACCTCTAAGCCACACACACTTGGTAGACAGAGACAGGACCAGGTGGCCAGGCTCAATTCTACGGTGGCTCTGAGAAACCCCAAAATGTCAATTCTTTTGCCCTGTAAAGTCACTTGGAATGAGTGGGCCAGGGTGCGGCGTGAGCAGAAAGATGTCAGGAGctgatatttgttttgttttgttttgttttgtttttttgtgagaGGTGAATAGCCCAATTACGGCCTTGGATCTCTTCAAGGTGCCGGGGCACAATTGATTGCATATCCCTTGGCTGTACCTAGGAATGGTCAGAGGAAAAGGGCTAGCAGTCCGGTGCCAACATCTAGGACCTAGTTTGAGTGAAGCACGCCACGGGAATCCCTACAAGTCAGGCAATATGTATGGGGGGTACACTGATCTAGACATCCACTCCCTCCCTCAATCCCGTCTCTACCGCGTAGTCTGTACAGGACtgagcaagaaaagaagagagacctTAGGATGAAGTGACTGGTTCGCAGCCTCTCCTGCGCTCACTTGGTTGCCCTGGCGAGACCTCGACCTTAAACCTCTTCCCTCAAACTCTAACTCTGGTGGTCTGAGGTGGCTGCCAGGTACCTAAGACCTTGGGGGGAGGTCAGAGAGGTTCGAGAGAAAGGCCAGACTGTGTGTGCATCCTGGGAAGCAGGCCTAATGCTTCTGAGGGCTGAAGAGGCGCTCCCCTGTCCTCGCGGCGCTGAAGCTGTGAACGGCGAGGCCATTGTAAGGCTGGGTGGTGCCGAGCGCGGGAAGGGGGCTGGGATTTGAATGGGAGCCCGTGATAGGCCGATGCCCTGACTGACGTCACTTCCCCGCGGGGCGATTAGCCTGCGAGAGGAGGGCTGATGGTCCAGTGCGCTGGGGGCCGCCGGGGCGCCCGAGGCTGCCCAAGCGCAGAGCGCCGGTTCCCGGAGTGCGCCCCGGGACGGCGTCGAAGTGGGCCGCTCACGCACTGGACGGGGAACAGGGGATGAGGAAACCgcgagggggagggaggaaaggagctgGGCGATCCGGGTAGCGGGagtccgtgtgtctgtgtgtctgtcggTCCCCTCTGGCTCTCCGCGTGCGCCCGGGGCTGCGGGAGCGGAGTCCGCTCAGGCCCCCGCGCCGGGTCGGCGGCGGCACGTGGGGCCCACAGCGCGGCAGCGGTGCCGGCGAATGGGAGGCCCGTTTCTCTCTTTGGTTATCTAGCTGTATGAGTGCCACAGAGCCGTCATAAAGCTAGATAACCGAAAGTAGAAATGACTCTCACAACTTCTGCGTGCGATGGCCCGGCCGACCGCCCTGGCCACAGGAGCCAGAGGAGCCCAGAGAAGCCCACGCCACCCAGGGACTCCAGCTCGACGGAGCGGCCACGCCGGGACCAGGTATCCGACCTCGGCTCTCCTGGGAACACTTGCCGTGTCCTGGAGGCATTCCCTTCACCACCTCCTCGGTCACTGCACCCCATCACCATTTCCCAGCGCCGAGCCTGGAACCCCGAAGTGGAgtgggctgggggcagggaacGGGCTGGGGTTGCAGAAGGGTCGCTGGCGGGGGAAGGCGCCAGCCTTTGCCTTCACCCCATAAATCAGGCTAGAACAATCCACGCCCTGAGCTGCAGACTGGGATTTTGGGATGCAAATGCGATGAGAAAGAGAacggagaggaagggagggagagagagagggagagggagagagggagagtgagaccGAGACCGAGACCGGTAGgcggtgtgtgtgtatggggggggggagtaAAAGGGTGGGCAGGGGGCTGCCCTGCCGCTAACAATGCAGCCTTTATCGAATTATTCGACGAGTCAGCCCCTGAGCACCATTAGCATACGGCTGGGGGGTTGCTGGAGCTTCGCCCCTCGGTGAGGTCAAGTTCTTGATAATTTGATCACTTTTCACCGGCTCTGGCAGCTGTCTTTGTGTGCAGTTGGGGGGTCTGTGTGCAGCGTGAAGCGGAGCAGAACTGGCGGGGAGTGTGCTCAATGGCTAGGGGCCTAGGCGGGGGCCTCCCGCCCCGACCGACCGGCCCTGCCCTGCATACAAACCAAGAGCAGGCTGCTGGGTGGGAGGGACGTAGCCCAGATCCTCTATAGTTCTGGTCGGACGACTGGAGCCGGCGCCTCCCCAACTTCCCCAACTGGTTAAGGGGAAGCCAGGCTCTCTGGAGCTCCTCTCCTTCCCGCCCCAATAAGTGGCAACATAAGATGTATTACAATGTCTagcaaataaaaaagcaattgGGGAAAATCTGAATTCCGTTCCCATGGCAACCCAATGCTGCACACCGGCCACTCAAGCTCCAGGTCCCTCTTAGCTGGGCGCAGCGAGTGGGGCGTGCCACTGCTCTGTGTCCGTGGTTCTTAGCCCCACAAGGCACGGAAGGTCCCCCTTTGAGGTTtatctgccttcaggttcctctcCTTCCTGACACTCCCTTTACCCTTTCCTTATCTTGAAGTTTGGGGGCCTCTGCAACTTGGGAAACCATTAGGACTCCCCCATGGTGGATGTAGACCCAGCTATGGACCCTATCAAGTGTAGGGAAGAAAGGATCCAAAGTCAGTTCACATTCCCTAAGGCGTGAGGTTCTTTGGGGTTCTTCAAAGCACATATCAGTGTATACATGCTTTAGCAGATTGACCGGGAAGGGTTAGTTAGAGCTACCATTCTGACTTgacctgttttcttttccttgaacaTATTAAGGAGCTGTGCGGGGTGAGGGCCTGCTCCTCAGGGAGCAGCATATGCGGCTCAGAAGTGCAGAGGTGGGCACTACCTAGGTCACCTTACCTCCATCTTGGCCCAGTTCAATCCCAAGAGCCTCTTGCCTTAGTTATTTATAAGATTGGTCTCTCAGCCTCTATCCAGAACCTGCCCAGCCCCCTTGTGATAATAGAAATCTTTTTCTATCTTTGTGCCTACATCCCCCCCTTTGCTTAGCAAAATTATCTTAACAACAAAAAGGTTAGTtgtgtaaaagtaaaaaaaaaaaaaaaaaatcagtgatacAAAAGGAGAACCTGCTGGGTCTGGGGAGAGGAAAGGTGTGGCTTCCATGTGGTGGGTGGAGAGTTTTTCACTGCATTGCCTTTGGAATCTTAGCTATCGACAAAATCGACAAAATTAAACGCAGTGGCAGGAAAGCACTGTCTGCGTGCCGCCTCCTCAGGGATGGATCCTGGGTGGAAGGAAGAGTTTCATGATCCTGTTATCATTCCTTCCCATTTCTTAGGCCTGTGAAGGGCCTCTCGCATGTTTGCGGACCCAGGagcctccccctcttccccaacAGCAACTACTGGGCTTGCTCCCCCTTCCTGGTGCACCTGGGAGCCTGTGTGCTGGTGGTGACCTCATTTCAGAGGAAACCAGAGCAGCTCTCTCAGCCTGCTTGCCCAGCACTCCCTGCCTCCGCATCTCACCGATGGGCTGGGGCTTCCCCAGAGCCTGCCCCAGGACTTGgatccttctctctcctcaccccTAGTCCTTTGCTATTTTTGTAAGAACCCATCCTTCCTAAGCCAAGGTGGCCATATAGCTTCACAACTGTGTCTGCCATGCTGTTCAAACATGTGTCGCCTTTGGTTCTCTTGCTGTCTAGGCAGGCTGGAGTCCCCGTTAGGAGTCCCACGGAGGAAGAGTCGCAGCCTAAGAAAGTGCAGGAATTTACTGCTTTCTATGAAGGGGAAAATTTACTGATACAAACCTTGCACTTTAGGGAAAGGATGAGGGGCTGCAAGaaaggtggtggtagtggtgatggagTGGGTCTCCTGATTCTAATTCACAGAGTGTATCTCAAACTCCTCACAAAAGGTTTTCAGGAGTGCCAGCCCATCCATTTCACCCAGGACCCTTGGAGCCCAAGACACAGGCTCAAAATTGTGTTCCTTATCAACCTCCTTAGCTAGCCTAAGGCTTCCTTGGGGAGCTTGGACGGCCTGGGGCCTCCTCAGCCTTTGCTCCCCGCTCCATCCCGTCCCATTTGTTTCCCAAGTGTCCTCTGGCCTGACTGTCCTAAGTTTGGGTTACACTGCTCCAACTTGCACTAACTAGTCTCTTTCTATAAGAAAAGACTTATGAGTCCTGCAAACGCAGCTGAAAGTACAGTTGGAAGCCTGAACTGGTTGACTCAAAGATGTCAACACCTTTCATTTACCAACTAGAAACACGGAGCATGTTGCAGAAGGTCACACGGTAGGCCACTTGGCAGAGCAGGGTTGAGAACCTCGTTGAGAAGGAAGCTTCGAAGGCTTCTTCCTCCGCTGTCCAAAGAATTTCAACACTGAACTATATCGGCCATATGGGCCTCAACCCGACCAATGAAAAGCTGGCATCAGCAGGCATCACAGAAACGCACCGTGCAGCGAGGCTTCTGGTTCCGGAGTTCTCGACCACTGTCAGACCTCCCGGGAAATGGGAACACAGCATGAAGCAGCCGGGCCAGGAggcctcccaggacccagtgcAACGCTGAAAAGCATGAAGGGTCGGAATTAGGCGTTCATTTAGCGAGCGTTACTAATCCGAAGTTACAGCGCTAATTCCCTGATCCCGCCGCTCCCACACGCAGCGCCGGGATTAGAGGCGCAGCCACCGCCTGCCCCGCCCTCGCCCCCAACGCGCAGCCCCGCGCCCCGGAGTCCGCGGATCCCACTACGCCTTCGCCGCCGCGCCTAGCGGGCTGGAGCGCGCAAACCGGCCTGCGGAGCCGGGCGAGGAGCGCTCAACCGTGAGCCCCGGGACAGTCTTGCCCGGACTGATGCGCCCTCAAGGGCCCCAGAAGGCGGCGCGGTCCGGGGAACCGCTGGGTTTTCTCCCACCCGGGTGTCTACACCCAGAACAGCGGCCCTTTGGAGGCTGCGGCGCCATTTtaatctccttctcttcctccttggctTCTCACACTCGTGGGGTGGGATGTCCTTGTCCCCTGTTCCACCCAGACTCGAGCCCAGCCTACCTTCCTCCACCCTGGATTAAATGGCCAATCAGCTTTAGCCTAGGGTGGGATGAGTGTTACCATGACGACGGTTAGAGCCCCCTTGCAGTGGTACCCGTCACGGAGGGTGTCTTCACTCCACCTGAAGAGTGTGAAAGGAAATTGGGGACAAGCTAGAGGTAAGGGGCTGAAGGAAGGTTCTGGCACTTTATCCTCACACACTCCACTCTGGACCCTATGTAGATGTGGATGAGGTGGACCTCATCTTCATAGCTATCTGGGCTTGTTCAGCTTCTTAATTAACTGAGGATGAGCACTCCACAATCTTTCTCATCTTGGTCCGAAGGCCCTTCTGTCTCTTCCTAAGAAGAGTCCCAGAAAACTTCCCAAACTGCCCTAAGGTTAAATCCCATGATTTCAGGCAAGTCCCGTTTTCTCATCCAGAAGATGGGTTGTTGTTCGGGTGCATCCAAGGACAACATTCAAGGACAACATCAAGCATACTGTGACACGAGCTCTGTCGTGGTTAACGCCTTCGAGGACAGGACTTGTTGGGACAAGACCCAAAAACTAGGATGTCCTTTCTAGCTAAGGTAGCCAAGTTTGGGTGTCTCACAGATTCCCAGAGCTAGCTTTTGATTTCTCCTCCAGACAGCTGGAAAGTGTAGAGACGGGAAGGTCGTTAACAGAGGAGCCGGGGTGGGGGCTGTGATTGGAACAAAACCTTGGTCAGTGGCTCTGAGAATGGGCGGCAGCAGCTCCTATAGCGCtggctccttccttccatcctggtCCGGCTTAAGCGCCACTTTAAGTGGTCCCGGCATTCACTGGCCAGCCCCTCACCGCAATTGAGCCGCAGGGGTTTGAAAAGAGGGCCAGGGCCTCAATGACAGGACCTTGGGCCAGGCTAATTGGTTTTGGTTCAAGGGGATAGTGGATTTGTGAAAAGCTCCAAACCGCTTTTCCCACGCCAGAGCCAGGTCACGGCTTTAAGGGAAAAGGTTGGAAGAGTTTGGGGCCAGGGGAGAAATCTGGGAGCCAGGTGCCTAAGGCTGATCCTCTTGTATGGTCTAAAACACCCTTCTGCTTGAAGAGTAGGGGATTTGAAGGACTGCAAGAGCACCTGTGTTTTAGGGACAGGCAGGTTGGAGACCCTGCATGCCTGCACTGTGCCAGAAGAGTTTTCCACCTCTGATTCTTTGGCTAGTCCTCCCTGTGAAAAGGGCCCACTTTCCCTGCTGGGatcactcagaaaacaaaacaaaaacaaaaagaccaaacagAGATGGCAGAGGGAGTTAATAGTTCTCATCCCAAGAGTTAGACCTGGTCTTTGTCCTGACACAGTACCACAGTTGGTCTCAAGAAAACCTACCTATCCCTAGATAGGTCTTTAAACTACTTTGGGCACTAGTAGTTACTTCAGAAACAAGGAACAGGAAGTCCTCagtacttgaaaaaaaataaaaagagtatttaaattttttctttatagtctcaaaaataaaccatCATGCCTTAAATATTACAACTTGTGAACTTTGCTGCACTCATCTCGAAAGGTCTCGGATACCTATGTGTTTGCACCAAATGGTGTATAATATACCCATTATATGGGTGCATATCATGTTTTGTTGATAGGTAGAATCCTACCCTTATATTATCAGTCATAGAGGGGTGAACAGTCAGccctattgtttttttgtttgtttttatactatGATGGAACTCCAGACCAGAccaatgctaggcaagtgctctaccactgagctacatccctagtccAGCCCTATTTAAAGGGACATTGCATCCATAAAGAACTGCATATCGTCTCCATTGTGTAATGAATGGAACATTCCAATGTGATCACCTACTGAAGAAATTCTTCCCCAATCTTTCCAAACCTGCCCTACGTTTGCCTACTTGAAGCATATGATACATAGAAGAAAGGTACTTTGAAGAGATAGAGAACTCTAtgtattacattttctatttttatctctatttttaATTGGCCAGAGCCTAATTTCTCCAGACCTCTGTTAATTTGCACATTGGAGATTCATGTGTAAATATGCATGTGGCGTGT includes:
- the LOC116101272 gene encoding uncharacterized protein LOC116101272; translation: MPSAVQAGSGACPGEADSAFGQRLGGGLRPKEFAGAPPPGERDPGWNTTQTDNETGSCELKGPFGARIGTPKPANRSWVSSANTCVCEKINRAPPPCTQSADVPQALGSPFFPEHPESPGLELPVRLPALCLSPLPRWLVALGEPNGAGRLRGGLFGRRLGAGRQSQVAGQGAPCLLPPPLGSALVRVKPGGAGGAALTSLRAVPAREGGAERLRVWRSRAPPGTPAPPPPRLPPAALGHETVRTTALGGRPELGLSLGTRLIPGGRTTITTTTPPPPSPRGAQAPSRVRHAPGWVRRRERRKESLMMTKKPSLLRRGGMYSDLEQAAGQRPTGSSVIGLR